A genomic segment from Alistipes senegalensis JC50 encodes:
- the coaBC gene encoding bifunctional phosphopantothenoylcysteine decarboxylase/phosphopantothenate--cysteine ligase CoaBC — protein sequence MASEGVANPPLAGRHILLGITGSIAAYKAAVLCRLLKTAGADVRVVMTPLAKQFITPLTMATLSKNPILVEFFDPENGAWNSHVSLGEWADCYLIAPATANTLAKMAGGIADNLLLTTYLSARCPVVAAPAMDLDMYAHAATQQNLRTLAERGVRIVEPGEGELASGLTGKGRMAEPEAIAAFVGDLLREKKKSLQGKRLIVTAGATIEAIDPVRFISNHSSGKMGYAIAGELAGRGAEVTLVTGRTALPTPAGVERVDVLSAAEMYDAAVRAFEKADGAVMCAAVADYTPDSVSETKIKKGDGDMYIALRRTRDIAAELGAHKGGRLLVGFALETHDEEAHAEAKLTKKNFDFIVLNSLRNAGAGFRGDTNKVTFIDRAGREELPLMAKREVAARIADKIEKFFAR from the coding sequence ATGGCATCCGAAGGCGTTGCGAATCCCCCGCTGGCGGGACGGCACATACTGCTGGGCATCACGGGCAGCATAGCGGCCTACAAGGCTGCCGTGCTTTGTCGTTTATTGAAGACGGCAGGCGCCGACGTACGCGTGGTGATGACGCCGCTGGCCAAGCAGTTCATCACGCCGCTGACGATGGCCACGCTCTCGAAAAATCCCATTCTGGTCGAATTCTTCGATCCGGAAAACGGCGCGTGGAACTCCCACGTGTCGCTGGGCGAATGGGCGGACTGCTACCTGATCGCCCCCGCCACGGCCAACACGCTGGCCAAGATGGCTGGCGGCATCGCCGACAATCTGCTACTGACGACCTACCTCTCGGCACGCTGCCCGGTCGTCGCGGCTCCCGCCATGGACCTGGACATGTACGCCCACGCAGCCACGCAGCAGAACCTGCGGACACTCGCCGAACGCGGCGTCCGCATCGTCGAGCCCGGCGAAGGCGAACTGGCCAGCGGACTGACCGGCAAGGGCCGCATGGCCGAACCCGAAGCGATCGCCGCATTCGTCGGCGACCTTCTCCGCGAAAAAAAAAAGAGTCTGCAAGGTAAACGGCTGATCGTCACGGCAGGAGCCACGATCGAGGCCATCGACCCCGTGCGGTTCATCTCGAACCACTCCTCGGGGAAGATGGGCTACGCCATTGCCGGGGAGCTGGCCGGCAGGGGCGCCGAGGTGACGCTCGTCACGGGCCGCACGGCGCTGCCGACGCCCGCAGGCGTCGAGCGGGTGGACGTGCTCTCGGCCGCCGAGATGTACGACGCCGCGGTCCGGGCCTTCGAGAAGGCCGACGGTGCGGTGATGTGCGCCGCCGTGGCCGACTACACTCCCGACAGCGTTTCGGAAACCAAGATCAAGAAAGGCGACGGCGACATGTACATCGCCCTGCGCCGGACGCGCGACATCGCTGCCGAACTGGGGGCGCACAAGGGCGGCCGCCTGCTGGTGGGATTCGCTTTGGAGACCCACGACGAGGAGGCGCACGCCGAAGCCAAACTCACGAAGAAGAATTTCGACTTCATCGTGCTCAACTCGCTGCGCAACGCCGGAGCCGGATTCCGCGGCGACACCAACAAGGTGACCTTCATCGACCGTGCGGGACGCGAAGAGCTGCCCCTGATGGCGAAGCGCGAGGTCGCCGCACGCATTGCCGACAAAATCGAAAAATTTTTCGCCCGATGA
- the recN gene encoding DNA repair protein RecN, translating into MLRRLSVENYALIDKLEMELDPRLNIITGETGAGKSILLGALGLLLGAKNDGSAMKDAARNCTVEGIFDLTGRDLEAFFDENDLDYAPETTLTRIITPTGKSRAFINDVPVQLAQLRELGSRLIDIHSQHQNLILSSEEFRTSALDTVAANRELLAQYTAQYARTSELRRRLAALREAAEKGRRDEEWLRFQTEELTAANLRAGEQAELEEELTVLENADRIGEALTTLRNAFDTDETGVLAQLKNSENELNHIRGHYPAAGEYADRLRSVLEELKDINNSAAAAAERLDADPERLAKRSARLDALIALQQKHHVADEAGLIDLRDRCAAQLAAIVHSGEEIAEAESALGEAAAKLLALADRLHKTREKAAAGFEKHILSTLAKLGMPDTLFRIALTPLAEPGRTGCDSVQFLFTANRNMTPQPVERIASGGELSRVMLALKALLAERMQLPTIIFDEIDTGVSGRIADAMGEIIESLAASMQVVDITHLPQVASKGSAHFVVYKRNGRTEITRLGDDERVTEIAKMLSGSEITDAAVAQARILLGK; encoded by the coding sequence ATGCTACGCCGTCTGTCGGTCGAAAATTACGCGCTTATCGACAAGCTCGAAATGGAGCTGGACCCCCGTCTGAACATCATCACGGGTGAGACGGGCGCCGGAAAATCCATCCTGCTCGGAGCTCTCGGGCTGCTGCTGGGGGCCAAGAACGACGGTTCGGCGATGAAGGACGCGGCGCGCAACTGCACGGTCGAGGGGATTTTCGACCTCACGGGGCGCGACCTGGAGGCGTTCTTCGACGAAAACGACCTCGACTACGCTCCCGAAACGACCCTGACGCGCATCATCACCCCGACGGGCAAGAGCCGCGCTTTCATCAACGACGTGCCGGTGCAGCTGGCGCAGTTGCGCGAACTGGGGAGCCGCCTGATCGACATCCATTCCCAGCACCAGAACCTGATCCTCTCGTCGGAGGAGTTCCGCACCTCGGCACTCGATACCGTGGCCGCGAACCGGGAGCTGCTGGCCCAATACACCGCACAGTACGCCCGGACATCCGAACTGCGGCGCCGGCTGGCCGCCCTGCGCGAAGCCGCCGAGAAGGGCCGCCGCGACGAGGAGTGGCTCCGGTTCCAGACCGAGGAGCTGACGGCCGCCAACCTGCGCGCCGGCGAACAGGCCGAACTGGAAGAGGAGCTGACGGTGCTCGAAAACGCCGACCGCATCGGCGAAGCGCTGACCACGCTGCGCAACGCTTTCGACACCGACGAAACGGGAGTGCTGGCGCAGCTTAAAAACTCGGAAAACGAACTCAACCATATCCGCGGCCACTACCCCGCCGCCGGGGAGTACGCCGACCGTCTGCGGTCGGTGCTCGAAGAGCTGAAGGACATCAACAATTCGGCCGCTGCGGCCGCAGAACGGCTCGACGCCGATCCGGAGCGGCTGGCGAAACGCTCGGCCCGCCTCGACGCGCTGATCGCGCTCCAACAGAAACACCACGTCGCGGACGAAGCCGGGCTGATCGACCTGCGCGACCGCTGTGCGGCCCAACTAGCGGCCATCGTCCACAGCGGCGAGGAGATCGCCGAAGCGGAGTCCGCCCTCGGAGAAGCCGCCGCCAAGCTCCTCGCCCTGGCCGACCGTCTGCACAAAACGCGCGAAAAGGCGGCTGCGGGATTCGAAAAACACATCCTCTCGACCCTCGCCAAACTGGGCATGCCCGACACCCTCTTCCGCATCGCGCTGACGCCGCTGGCCGAACCGGGCCGCACGGGGTGCGACAGCGTGCAGTTCCTCTTCACAGCCAACCGGAACATGACGCCCCAGCCCGTCGAACGCATCGCCTCGGGCGGTGAGCTTTCGCGCGTGATGCTGGCTCTGAAAGCCCTGCTGGCCGAGCGGATGCAGCTGCCGACGATCATCTTCGACGAGATCGACACGGGTGTCTCGGGCCGCATCGCCGACGCCATGGGCGAGATCATCGAATCGCTCGCGGCGTCGATGCAGGTGGTGGACATCACCCACCTGCCGCAGGTCGCCTCGAAGGGCTCGGCGCATTTCGTGGTCTACAAGCGCAACGGACGCACGGAGATCACCCGCCTCGGCGACGACGAACGCGTGACCGAAATCGCCAAAATGCTCTCCGGCTCGGAGATCACCGACGCCGCCGTGGCCCAGGCCCGCATCCTGCTGGGCAAATAA
- the cls gene encoding cardiolipin synthase: MARIVPANGVMHTLLTIHLLWTLGAGLVITRRQRIPASAAVWLALVLLLPVAGTLLYVLAGYRRPAPPAEEAVHRGDAVEQIVARGCGTSPTRHNRIELLHNGNNAFASLIAALQHAARSIHMEYYIIRDDRIGRTIAEILIRKARAGLEVRVIYDAVGSWRLSRAMLRRMHEAGVRTAAFEPVRFPWFTPRAARRNHRKIVVTDGKTAYLGGINIAKYYLDGDCMGKWRDEHLRIEGDAVADLQRLFIADWARAARERLDPRRYIAPHRIRQRLPIQLAWSEEGPSRLTIAEAFAAAIVRARKRVRICSPYFLPPVMILDALRLAARSGIRVEVMIPACSDSPFSDLVSDSYVGDLLDAGVELYRYDNGFLHAKLVIVDEELASVGTANMDYRSLTDNLEVTAFIRGREAVRELAANFGEDLASCRRITRREWRPPLWRRTLGDVLRLVSPLM; the protein is encoded by the coding sequence GTGGCACGGATCGTGCCCGCGAACGGGGTTATGCACACCCTCCTCACGATCCATCTGTTATGGACGCTCGGCGCGGGTCTCGTCATCACGCGTCGGCAGCGGATACCCGCTTCGGCGGCCGTGTGGCTGGCTCTGGTTCTCCTGCTCCCGGTGGCTGGCACGCTGCTGTACGTACTGGCGGGATACCGCCGTCCCGCACCCCCGGCCGAAGAGGCCGTCCACAGGGGCGACGCCGTGGAACAGATCGTCGCCCGGGGCTGCGGCACCTCCCCCACGCGGCACAACCGCATCGAACTGCTCCACAACGGCAACAATGCCTTCGCATCGCTCATCGCCGCCCTGCAACACGCCGCCCGCTCGATCCACATGGAGTACTACATCATCCGCGACGACCGCATCGGCCGCACCATCGCCGAAATCCTGATCCGCAAGGCCCGCGCTGGGCTGGAGGTGCGGGTCATCTACGACGCCGTGGGTTCGTGGCGGCTGAGCCGCGCAATGCTGCGGCGCATGCACGAGGCGGGGGTCCGCACGGCCGCCTTCGAACCGGTCCGCTTCCCGTGGTTCACCCCGCGCGCCGCGCGCCGCAACCACCGCAAAATAGTCGTTACGGACGGAAAAACCGCCTATCTGGGTGGCATAAATATTGCGAAATACTACCTCGACGGAGATTGCATGGGCAAGTGGCGCGACGAGCACCTTCGCATCGAAGGCGACGCCGTCGCGGACCTCCAGCGACTCTTCATCGCCGATTGGGCGCGGGCCGCCCGGGAGCGTCTCGACCCGCGCAGATACATCGCCCCTCACCGCATCCGGCAGCGGCTGCCGATCCAGCTGGCATGGTCCGAAGAGGGCCCTTCGCGGCTGACTATCGCCGAGGCGTTCGCGGCGGCCATCGTCCGGGCCCGGAAGCGGGTGCGCATCTGTTCGCCCTACTTCCTGCCCCCGGTGATGATCCTCGACGCCCTGCGGCTGGCGGCCCGGAGCGGCATCCGGGTCGAGGTGATGATCCCGGCGTGCAGCGACTCCCCGTTCTCGGACCTCGTGTCCGACTCCTACGTCGGGGACCTGCTCGACGCCGGGGTCGAACTCTACCGCTACGACAACGGATTCCTGCACGCCAAACTGGTGATCGTCGATGAAGAGCTGGCCTCGGTGGGCACCGCGAACATGGACTACCGCAGTCTGACGGACAACCTCGAAGTCACGGCCTTCATCCGCGGCCGGGAGGCGGTCCGCGAACTGGCGGCGAACTTCGGCGAGGACCTCGCCTCCTGCCGGCGCATCACGCGCCGGGAGTGGCGGCCCCCGCTGTGGCGCCGGACGCTGGGCGACGTGCTGCGGCTCGTGTCACCCCTGATGTGA
- a CDS encoding DMT family transporter: MKKGILYAILASVLWALVNPFIKQGLSYDFTPMNFAGLRFTTVGVILFAYTWHGGMWREIVRHMRLFGNLILINMFLGYTAFYFGVDFVSGAIGSIVMGLTPLINVLLAHLLASDDRLNRYKVVSLLVSLAGLLLIVGTGSDGAPLDWRGIGGIVLLLASIVFQGYSAISVSEDKGKVDPVFLNAVQMFFGGLLIYGVGVAAEGFHPFWAKPAGFYGSLGVLVFISVFAFSFWFMALRTEGTKVSDINMCRLINPVLGAVLSWIMLPGEYPHFSTVAGMAIIVGSLVIYFKGEILVERWRRRRL, from the coding sequence ATGAAAAAGGGTATTCTCTATGCTATACTGGCCTCGGTGTTGTGGGCCCTCGTCAATCCGTTCATCAAACAGGGACTCAGCTACGATTTTACGCCGATGAATTTCGCCGGGCTGCGCTTCACGACCGTCGGCGTCATCCTCTTCGCCTACACGTGGCACGGCGGCATGTGGCGCGAGATCGTGCGCCACATGCGGCTGTTCGGCAATCTCATTCTGATCAACATGTTCCTGGGCTACACGGCGTTTTATTTCGGCGTGGACTTCGTCAGCGGAGCCATCGGCTCGATCGTCATGGGCCTCACGCCGCTGATCAACGTGCTGCTGGCGCACCTGCTGGCCAGCGACGACCGGCTGAACCGCTACAAGGTCGTGAGCCTGCTGGTCAGTCTGGCGGGACTGCTGCTGATCGTCGGCACGGGCAGCGACGGCGCGCCGCTCGACTGGCGCGGCATCGGGGGCATCGTGCTGTTGCTGGCGAGCATCGTCTTTCAGGGCTACTCCGCGATTTCGGTTTCGGAGGACAAGGGCAAGGTCGATCCGGTCTTCCTCAATGCCGTGCAGATGTTCTTCGGCGGTCTGCTGATCTACGGCGTGGGCGTCGCCGCAGAGGGTTTCCACCCTTTTTGGGCCAAACCGGCCGGATTCTACGGAAGCCTCGGGGTGCTGGTCTTCATTTCGGTCTTCGCTTTCAGCTTCTGGTTCATGGCCCTGCGCACCGAGGGCACGAAGGTCAGCGATATCAATATGTGCCGCCTGATCAATCCCGTGCTGGGGGCGGTTCTGAGCTGGATCATGCTGCCCGGCGAGTATCCCCATTTCAGCACCGTGGCAGGCATGGCGATTATCGTCGGTTCGCTCGTCATCTACTTCAAGGGTGAAATCCTCGTCGAACGGTGGCGGCGGCGACGCCTCTGA
- the crcB gene encoding fluoride efflux transporter CrcB: MFKAMMLAGLGGFIGTCLRFLTGKLAHVITVSAFPWGTFAVNVIGSFVIGIFFGLAEKTHVISPSMNVFLITGFCGGFTTFSSFADDMYLLLQQKHWLYFGLYVGLSFVLGLVLVWLGRSLIKTV; the protein is encoded by the coding sequence ATGTTCAAAGCGATGATGCTTGCAGGACTCGGCGGTTTTATCGGCACATGCCTGCGCTTTCTGACGGGAAAACTGGCCCATGTCATTACGGTTTCTGCTTTTCCGTGGGGTACGTTCGCCGTCAATGTTATCGGCAGTTTCGTGATCGGTATTTTCTTCGGATTGGCCGAAAAGACCCATGTCATCTCACCGTCGATGAACGTCTTCCTGATCACCGGCTTCTGCGGCGGTTTCACCACCTTTTCGTCGTTTGCCGACGACATGTACCTGCTCCTGCAACAGAAACACTGGCTCTATTTCGGTCTTTACGTCGGTCTGAGTTTCGTCCTGGGGCTGGTACTCGTGTGGCTGGGACGCTCGCTGATAAAGACGGTATAG
- a CDS encoding DNA-directed RNA polymerase subunit omega gives MEIKKNIPNNTITRKLVDLDSETGNIYESVNIIARRANQIATELKTELNRKLADFSSPTDTMEETFENREQIEISRYYERLPKPVIIATEEFIDHELVFKEGKDGEMKVI, from the coding sequence ATGGAAATCAAAAAGAACATTCCCAACAACACCATCACGCGCAAGCTGGTGGATCTGGACTCGGAAACGGGCAACATCTACGAGAGCGTCAACATCATCGCCCGCCGCGCCAACCAGATCGCAACCGAACTCAAAACCGAGCTCAACCGCAAACTCGCCGATTTCTCGTCGCCCACCGACACTATGGAGGAGACCTTCGAGAACCGCGAGCAGATCGAGATCTCGCGTTACTACGAGCGCCTGCCCAAACCGGTGATCATCGCCACCGAGGAGTTCATCGACCACGAACTGGTCTTCAAGGAGGGCAAGGACGGCGAGATGAAGGTGATCTAA
- the greA gene encoding transcription elongation factor GreA: MAKEIIYLTAEGYKKLKEELDHLRSVERPAISAAIAEARDKGDLSENAEYDAAREAQGLMEMRIAKLEDTIANARVIDESKIDKSKVQILSKVTLLNHNTHKQMTYTIVAEHEANLREGKLAIGTPIAKALLGRKKGDCVDVDVPAGTIHFEILDISI; encoded by the coding sequence ATGGCAAAAGAGATTATTTATCTGACAGCGGAGGGTTATAAAAAACTCAAGGAGGAGCTCGATCACCTGCGTTCCGTCGAGCGTCCGGCGATTTCGGCGGCGATCGCCGAAGCGCGCGACAAGGGCGACCTTTCGGAGAACGCGGAGTACGACGCTGCCCGTGAGGCGCAGGGTCTGATGGAGATGCGTATCGCCAAGCTGGAAGATACGATCGCCAATGCGCGCGTGATCGACGAATCGAAGATCGACAAGAGCAAGGTGCAGATTCTGAGTAAGGTGACGCTCCTGAATCACAACACCCACAAGCAGATGACCTATACGATCGTCGCCGAGCACGAGGCCAACCTGCGCGAAGGGAAGCTGGCCATCGGCACGCCGATCGCCAAGGCGCTGCTGGGCCGCAAGAAGGGCGACTGCGTGGATGTGGACGTACCTGCCGGCACGATCCACTTCGAGATCCTCGACATCAGCATCTGA
- a CDS encoding outer membrane beta-barrel protein has product MKHLVFTLLAALLVSGAASAQRLMVGVRGGVNFTDYSFVPTRIGDIRFSPGSPRAGYDVGFVLRLNLSKHLHLQSELDYAFVNYSVRAGDAGNRRLTLRTERFEIPVQLGFQFGVLRLFGGALFRVTDSERSSAPQLLRVRFNNGDIGVMGGLGFNVRKFFIDFRISGYPRSRVWHDFTSDGVSRRVKVPHDIVYGGSVGFFF; this is encoded by the coding sequence ATGAAACACCTTGTCTTCACCCTCCTCGCCGCGCTCCTCGTTTCGGGCGCGGCCTCCGCCCAACGCCTGATGGTCGGCGTGCGCGGCGGCGTCAATTTCACCGACTACTCGTTCGTCCCGACACGCATCGGCGACATCCGGTTCTCGCCGGGCTCCCCGCGGGCAGGCTACGACGTGGGCTTCGTCCTGCGCCTCAACCTCTCGAAGCACCTCCATCTGCAATCGGAACTGGACTACGCCTTCGTCAACTACTCCGTCCGCGCCGGGGATGCCGGAAACCGCCGCCTGACGCTGCGCACCGAGCGGTTCGAGATTCCCGTCCAGCTGGGCTTCCAGTTCGGCGTGCTGCGGCTGTTCGGAGGCGCGCTGTTCCGCGTCACGGATTCCGAGCGCAGCAGCGCCCCGCAGCTGCTCCGGGTCCGGTTCAACAACGGCGACATCGGGGTCATGGGCGGCCTGGGCTTCAACGTCCGCAAATTCTTCATCGACTTCCGCATCTCGGGCTATCCGCGCTCGCGGGTGTGGCACGACTTCACGTCGGACGGCGTATCGCGCCGTGTCAAAGTGCCCCACGACATCGTCTACGGCGGTTCCGTCGGTTTCTTTTTCTGA
- the groES gene encoding co-chaperone GroES, with protein sequence MNVKPLSDRVLVLPNPAEEKTAGGLIIPDTAKEKPLAGKVVAVGPGTSEVKMEVKVGDQVLYGKYAGQEIQVDGVDYLIMKQNDILAII encoded by the coding sequence ATGAATGTAAAACCGTTATCGGACCGTGTGCTGGTTCTCCCGAATCCCGCGGAGGAGAAGACAGCCGGAGGATTGATCATCCCCGACACGGCAAAGGAAAAACCGCTGGCAGGCAAGGTCGTTGCAGTGGGCCCCGGCACTTCGGAGGTCAAGATGGAGGTCAAGGTGGGCGATCAGGTCCTCTACGGCAAGTATGCCGGTCAGGAGATCCAGGTCGATGGCGTAGACTACCTCATCATGAAACAGAACGATATTTTGGCAATCATCTAA
- a CDS encoding outer membrane protein assembly factor BamD yields MKQTFLYALCGLAAAAILGGCSGMNALLKSGKPELIYSKAMEYYQKEKWQRASTLFEGAQYYYTGTPTEDSISFFNARCKFKNRDYDTASTLLDDFRRKFGRSAFIEDAEGMYALCFYYLSPGPSRDQTMTGQALIAINEFMSRYPKSDRIEDFKKINAELTERLHDKAYINAYTYYKIGRYKSAIVALKNALKQYPESKHREEIMYLIVDAGYRFASNSVQDKQTDRYLTMLDSYLSFKEEFPESKHIKELDRMAKSARDYLDRNNNKDNNI; encoded by the coding sequence ATGAAGCAGACTTTTTTATACGCCCTTTGCGGACTGGCGGCCGCGGCTATCCTCGGAGGGTGTTCTGGCATGAACGCCCTGCTGAAAAGCGGAAAACCCGAACTGATTTACAGCAAGGCGATGGAGTACTACCAGAAGGAGAAGTGGCAGCGCGCCTCGACGCTCTTCGAAGGAGCCCAGTACTACTACACCGGCACCCCGACCGAAGACAGCATCTCGTTCTTCAACGCCCGCTGCAAATTCAAGAACCGCGATTACGACACGGCATCGACCCTGCTGGACGACTTCCGGCGCAAATTCGGCCGCAGCGCCTTCATCGAGGACGCCGAAGGCATGTACGCGCTCTGCTTCTACTACCTCTCGCCGGGACCCTCGCGCGACCAGACGATGACCGGCCAGGCGCTGATCGCCATCAACGAATTCATGTCGCGCTATCCGAAGAGCGACCGGATCGAGGATTTCAAGAAGATCAACGCGGAGCTCACCGAACGGCTCCACGACAAAGCCTACATCAACGCCTATACCTATTATAAGATCGGCCGCTACAAATCGGCGATCGTGGCGCTGAAAAACGCCCTGAAACAATATCCCGAAAGCAAGCACCGCGAGGAGATCATGTACCTGATCGTCGATGCCGGCTACCGCTTCGCCAGCAACTCGGTCCAGGACAAGCAGACGGACCGCTATCTGACGATGCTCGACTCCTACCTCTCGTTCAAGGAGGAGTTCCCCGAATCGAAGCACATCAAGGAGCTCGACCGCATGGCCAAGAGCGCCCGCGACTACCTCGACCGCAACAACAACAAGGACAACAATATATAA
- the groL gene encoding chaperonin GroEL (60 kDa chaperone family; promotes refolding of misfolded polypeptides especially under stressful conditions; forms two stacked rings of heptamers to form a barrel-shaped 14mer; ends can be capped by GroES; misfolded proteins enter the barrel where they are refolded when GroES binds), producing the protein MAKDIKYNVEARELLKEGVDALSNAVKVTLGPKGRNVIIDKKFGAPQITKDGVTVAKEVELEDAFANMGAQMVKEVASKTNDDAGDGTTTATVLAQSIIGVGLKNVTAGANPMDLKRGIDKAVAKVVESLRKQSQEVGSDFAKIEQVATISANNDQNIGKLIAEAMAKVNKEGVITVEEAKGTETHVEVVEGMQFDRGYISAYFITDTEKMEAQLEKPYILITDKKISTMKELMGVLEPVAQSGRALLIIAEDVDGEALSALVVNKLRGTLKIAACKAPGFGDRRKEMLEDIAVLTGGTVISADKGMKIEDATLAMLGSADKVTLNKENTTIVDGAGKKEEIAARVAQIRASIEKATSDYDKEKLQERLAKLAGGVAVLYVGAATEVEMKEKKDRVDDALAATRAAVEEGIVPGGGVAYIRATAALEGMKGDNEDQTTGIQIVKRAIEEPLRQIVANAGGEGSVVVNKVKEGKDAFGYNARDDKYEDMMKAGIIDPTKVSRVALENAASIASMFLTTECVLAEKKSEAPAMPAMPGGGMGGMM; encoded by the coding sequence ATGGCAAAAGATATCAAATACAATGTAGAGGCGCGCGAACTGCTCAAGGAGGGTGTCGATGCGCTGTCGAACGCCGTCAAGGTAACGCTGGGCCCCAAAGGCCGCAACGTCATTATCGACAAGAAATTCGGCGCTCCGCAGATCACCAAGGACGGCGTGACCGTGGCCAAGGAGGTCGAGCTGGAGGACGCTTTCGCCAACATGGGCGCCCAGATGGTCAAGGAGGTCGCTTCGAAGACCAATGACGATGCGGGCGACGGTACGACGACCGCGACCGTGCTGGCGCAGTCGATTATCGGTGTGGGCCTGAAGAACGTGACGGCCGGCGCCAACCCGATGGATCTGAAACGCGGTATCGACAAGGCCGTTGCGAAGGTTGTGGAGTCGCTTCGCAAGCAGAGCCAGGAGGTCGGTTCGGATTTCGCCAAGATCGAGCAGGTGGCCACCATTTCGGCCAACAACGACCAGAATATCGGTAAGCTGATTGCCGAGGCGATGGCCAAGGTTAACAAGGAGGGTGTCATCACCGTCGAGGAGGCCAAGGGCACCGAAACCCATGTCGAGGTGGTCGAGGGCATGCAGTTCGACCGCGGTTATATCTCGGCCTACTTCATCACCGACACCGAGAAGATGGAGGCTCAGCTCGAAAAACCCTATATCCTGATTACGGACAAGAAGATTTCGACGATGAAGGAGCTGATGGGCGTGCTGGAGCCGGTGGCTCAGAGCGGCCGTGCGCTGCTGATCATCGCCGAGGATGTCGATGGCGAGGCTCTTTCGGCACTCGTGGTCAACAAACTGCGCGGTACGTTGAAGATCGCCGCTTGCAAGGCTCCGGGCTTCGGCGACCGCCGCAAAGAGATGCTGGAGGATATCGCCGTGCTGACGGGCGGTACCGTGATCTCGGCCGACAAGGGCATGAAGATCGAGGATGCCACGTTGGCTATGCTGGGTTCGGCCGACAAGGTGACGCTCAACAAGGAGAACACCACCATCGTCGATGGCGCCGGTAAGAAGGAGGAGATCGCTGCGCGCGTGGCGCAGATCCGCGCTTCGATCGAGAAGGCTACGTCGGACTACGACAAGGAGAAGTTGCAGGAGCGTCTGGCCAAGCTGGCCGGCGGTGTGGCCGTGCTCTACGTCGGAGCCGCTACCGAGGTCGAGATGAAGGAGAAGAAAGACCGCGTGGACGACGCGCTGGCCGCAACCCGTGCAGCCGTCGAAGAGGGTATCGTCCCGGGCGGCGGTGTGGCTTACATCCGCGCCACGGCGGCTCTTGAAGGCATGAAGGGCGACAACGAGGACCAGACGACGGGTATCCAGATCGTGAAACGCGCCATCGAGGAGCCTTTGCGCCAGATCGTTGCGAACGCCGGCGGCGAGGGTTCGGTGGTCGTTAACAAGGTGAAGGAGGGCAAGGACGCCTTCGGTTACAACGCCCGCGACGACAAGTACGAGGACATGATGAAGGCCGGTATCATCGACCCGACGAAAGTGTCGCGCGTCGCATTGGAGAATGCCGCGTCGATCGCTTCGATGTTCCTCACCACGGAGTGCGTGTTGGCCGAGAAGAAATCGGAGGCTCCCGCCATGCCGGCAATGCCCGGAGGCGGCATGGGCGGCATGATGTAA